A stretch of the Candidatus Curtissbacteria bacterium genome encodes the following:
- a CDS encoding YtxH domain-containing protein, translating to MSNSNSNPSNLILGVAIGAALTYLFTNENGKKIRDQLLEEGKKILEQIQENADQAQEAIEQTTEKIESQLSQVSEEVEDQIEELREITPAHIENLQKKGRRFFHRSPQHAHES from the coding sequence ATGAGCAACAGCAACAGTAACCCTTCCAATTTGATACTTGGGGTAGCCATTGGTGCGGCCCTAACTTATTTGTTTACAAACGAAAATGGTAAAAAAATACGCGATCAGCTTTTGGAAGAAGGAAAGAAAATCCTAGAACAAATCCAGGAAAACGCCGACCAAGCTCAAGAAGCAATAGAGCAGACAACAGAAAAAATAGAGTCTCAGCTTTCACAGGTATCTGAGGAAGTTGAAGATCAAATAGAAGAACTCAGGGAAATTACACCTGCCCACATCGAAAACCTCCAGAAAAAAGGCCGCCGCTTTTTCCACCGCTCTCCTCAACATGCCCACGAATCCTAA
- a CDS encoding helix-turn-helix domain-containing protein, whose amino-acid sequence MRTLGELLRTTREQKRLSQEEIASKLLLKKEFIEALEEGRWESLPEPAYVRGFIRSYADMLGLDDKHLLALYRAEYDEKKYPTKKILPTKRKRFMFTPEKILPGLFAMLAIAFIAYLLIQYTSFLSTPKLEITSPQDDITTTASVIEVAGKTQTEATVSIEGEIIPVDPEGKFSTQIKLEEGRNTIEIVASRRLSPKAKVTRIVRLAR is encoded by the coding sequence ATGAGAACGTTAGGCGAACTTTTAAGAACAACCCGCGAGCAAAAACGTCTATCACAAGAAGAAATAGCATCAAAGCTACTACTTAAAAAGGAATTTATAGAAGCACTGGAAGAAGGAAGATGGGAATCCCTACCGGAGCCGGCATACGTTAGGGGATTTATTAGAAGCTACGCCGACATGCTTGGGCTCGACGACAAGCATTTACTGGCTCTTTATCGTGCCGAATATGACGAAAAAAAATACCCGACCAAAAAAATTCTTCCCACCAAAAGAAAAAGATTTATGTTTACACCCGAAAAAATCTTGCCAGGACTTTTTGCGATGTTGGCCATCGCTTTTATTGCCTATCTCCTTATACAGTACACTTCCTTTCTTTCGACACCAAAGCTTGAAATAACATCTCCTCAAGACGACATAACAACCACTGCATCGGTTATTGAGGTTGCGGGCAAAACCCAAACAGAAGCAACAGTCTCTATTGAAGGCGAAATAATCCCCGTGGATCCAGAAGGCAAATTCTCAACCCAAATTAAGCTTGAAGAGGGGAGAAACACAATAGAAATTGTCGCCTCTCGCCGCCTCTCCCCAAAGGCTAAAGTTACAAGGATTGTCCGCTTGGCCAGATAA
- a CDS encoding FtsK/SpoIIIE domain-containing protein, whose translation MPRRYRRRSKQPPLALEKKTITNIIGFSLLASSVLIFISFFTSAGTLLDVKNSLYRIFGVGIVLIPVLLTVFSLPLLAIGGRFAKLNVLLGLSGVFLSLLGLVAIASEESAGVAGTSIWVVFKSLITAPGAFFVLLFATLISLIITFNTSVDKAIATIVAIFSKIRNVLKAIKSTVFRSKGGFVTRGPDDSYRPRGVPKRDDVQMGLTESIVVNSPGETRIWQYPPLSLLSTPKESSANRGNLKQNAQTIEKTLESFGISAEVTEVNLGPTITQYAMKIPMGTKLSKILTLQNDLALALATSTGNVRIEAPIPGKSLVGIEIPNISPEVVSLKAVLSSDEMRSNRSKTAIGLGLDVSGNPQVADIAKMPHLLIAGTTGSGKSVLMNALIATILFRASPQEVKLILVDPKRVELSEYNDIPHLLTPVIVEPDKILSALKWAMQEMDRRYKLFREAQVRNIAGYNELSGFQALPYIVIIIDELHNLMEFAPVEVEDAIVRLAAMARATGIHLVVATQRPSVDVITGLIKANIPARIAFNVSSMIDSRVVIDQPGAEKLLGKGDMLYVPPDASKPQRIQGVYVSDSEIRNLIDFLKSSGFAPEYTEEVTQMPIGQRGGARDTGEQDELFEEAVRTVCQYDRASASLLQRRLRVGYARAARLIDELESAGIIGPGEGSKPRDVLVKNAEEYLQSQQEPPQES comes from the coding sequence ATGCCAAGAAGATACAGAAGAAGATCCAAACAGCCGCCCTTGGCTCTAGAAAAGAAAACGATCACAAACATAATTGGATTTTCGCTTCTTGCTTCTTCTGTCTTAATCTTTATCTCTTTTTTTACAAGCGCAGGAACTCTACTCGATGTCAAAAATTCACTTTACAGAATATTTGGTGTTGGTATCGTTCTAATTCCTGTCCTTCTTACCGTATTCAGTCTTCCGCTCCTTGCAATTGGTGGCCGCTTCGCGAAACTAAACGTACTTTTAGGTTTAAGCGGAGTTTTTCTTTCCCTTCTTGGATTAGTTGCCATCGCTTCCGAAGAATCAGCCGGTGTCGCCGGAACTTCTATCTGGGTAGTTTTTAAATCACTTATCACTGCGCCAGGCGCGTTTTTTGTTCTTTTATTTGCAACTTTAATTTCACTTATTATTACTTTTAACACCAGCGTCGATAAGGCAATCGCAACGATCGTTGCGATTTTTAGCAAAATCCGAAATGTCCTAAAGGCAATAAAATCGACCGTCTTTAGATCAAAAGGTGGTTTTGTGACACGAGGCCCTGACGACTCTTATAGACCAAGAGGCGTTCCAAAAAGAGACGACGTCCAAATGGGCTTAACGGAAAGTATCGTCGTTAATTCTCCCGGAGAAACGAGAATCTGGCAATATCCTCCTCTTTCCCTGCTTTCAACACCAAAAGAATCTTCTGCCAACCGCGGCAATCTTAAACAAAATGCCCAAACTATCGAAAAAACCCTCGAAAGTTTTGGGATTTCCGCAGAAGTAACCGAAGTTAATTTGGGCCCGACCATTACTCAATACGCAATGAAAATCCCGATGGGAACGAAGCTTTCCAAAATTTTAACTTTACAAAACGACCTCGCGCTCGCGCTTGCAACGTCAACCGGAAACGTACGAATAGAAGCACCAATTCCCGGAAAATCATTAGTCGGTATCGAAATACCAAACATTTCACCCGAAGTTGTTTCCCTAAAAGCTGTTCTGTCTTCCGACGAGATGAGAAGCAACAGATCCAAAACTGCAATAGGTTTGGGTCTGGATGTTTCCGGCAACCCACAAGTTGCAGACATTGCTAAAATGCCCCATCTTTTAATTGCAGGAACAACTGGATCCGGTAAATCTGTTCTTATGAACGCTCTGATTGCAACGATTCTATTTCGTGCAAGCCCGCAGGAAGTAAAATTAATTCTTGTTGATCCTAAACGAGTCGAGCTTTCGGAATACAACGATATCCCGCACCTTCTGACCCCAGTAATTGTCGAACCGGACAAAATTCTCTCTGCCCTTAAATGGGCCATGCAAGAAATGGACAGACGCTACAAGTTATTCCGCGAAGCTCAAGTAAGAAATATCGCAGGGTACAACGAACTGTCAGGCTTTCAAGCCCTTCCTTATATAGTGATCATAATAGATGAGCTTCACAACCTGATGGAATTTGCCCCTGTCGAGGTCGAAGACGCGATCGTCAGATTGGCCGCGATGGCAAGAGCAACAGGAATTCATCTTGTCGTCGCCACCCAAAGACCTTCCGTCGACGTCATAACAGGGCTTATCAAAGCAAACATTCCAGCAAGAATCGCATTCAACGTTTCTTCGATGATCGACTCGCGCGTTGTTATCGACCAGCCAGGAGCCGAAAAACTTTTAGGCAAAGGTGACATGTTGTACGTTCCTCCAGACGCTTCCAAGCCGCAGAGAATTCAAGGCGTTTACGTTTCAGACAGCGAAATAAGAAATTTAATCGATTTCCTAAAGAGTTCCGGCTTTGCTCCAGAGTACACTGAAGAAGTTACCCAAATGCCAATCGGCCAAAGGGGTGGTGCCAGAGACACAGGCGAACAGGATGAACTATTCGAAGAAGCAGTCAGAACCGTTTGCCAGTACGACCGCGCATCCGCGTCTCTGCTGCAAAGAAGACTTCGAGTGGGTTATGCAAGAGCGGCAAGATTAATTGATGAACTCGAATCAGCGGGTATAATTGGACCCGGAGAAGGCTCCAAGCCGCGCGACGTTTTAGTTAAAAACGCAGAAGAATATCTCCAATCACAACAAGAACCTCCGCAGGAATCGTAA
- a CDS encoding AAA family ATPase, which produces MPAQYDDIKLLEDKLSKSNVPQDLKIKARALIDRLTRLASAESYSQEYDSAARYLDWIVSLPWTNATPDNLSLENAKRVLDQNHYGLENIKERLLEFISIENLKSKEGATSTKAPALLLLGLVGTGKTTMAYSIASALGRQIGRIPMGGMGDALQLRGRARSHPDAEPGQIVKVLRRVNSKNPVILLDEIDRVTDEAKADIMGVLVELLDPEQNSNFLDHYIDHPVDLSQVFFITTANNTAGIATAVLDRLEVVEMPSYTDEQKIIIGKNYLLPRAIQASGLKNTEIVFDEGVWSHIVRPLGYDAGMRTLDRTINGICRKVAKSKLEGKTTSVQLTQENVKEYLPTY; this is translated from the coding sequence ATGCCTGCCCAGTACGACGATATTAAACTTCTTGAGGACAAACTTTCAAAAAGTAACGTCCCCCAAGATCTCAAAATAAAAGCGCGAGCGCTTATAGACAGGCTAACAAGGCTTGCAAGCGCAGAAAGTTATTCCCAGGAATACGATTCTGCGGCAAGATATTTAGACTGGATAGTCTCTCTTCCTTGGACGAACGCCACTCCAGATAATCTTTCTTTAGAAAATGCAAAACGTGTTTTGGATCAAAACCATTACGGCCTAGAGAATATAAAAGAGCGCCTCTTGGAATTCATTTCGATTGAAAATCTCAAGTCAAAAGAAGGCGCAACATCAACAAAGGCTCCGGCCCTACTTCTTCTCGGTTTAGTTGGTACGGGTAAAACAACCATGGCATATTCAATTGCCAGTGCCTTAGGAAGACAAATAGGCAGAATCCCGATGGGTGGTATGGGCGACGCACTTCAACTACGAGGAAGAGCACGCTCGCATCCAGATGCCGAACCCGGACAAATAGTTAAAGTTTTAAGAAGAGTAAACTCTAAAAATCCTGTCATTCTGCTTGACGAAATCGACAGGGTAACCGACGAAGCAAAAGCAGATATTATGGGAGTTTTAGTAGAACTTCTCGACCCAGAGCAAAACAGTAATTTTCTCGACCACTACATCGACCACCCAGTCGATCTTTCACAAGTATTTTTTATAACAACTGCAAATAACACAGCCGGTATTGCAACTGCAGTTTTGGATAGACTTGAAGTAGTCGAAATGCCGTCGTACACAGATGAACAAAAAATAATAATCGGCAAAAACTACTTACTTCCAAGAGCAATCCAAGCGTCCGGTCTTAAAAATACCGAAATTGTTTTTGATGAAGGAGTTTGGTCGCATATCGTAAGACCCCTTGGTTACGATGCTGGTATGAGAACACTAGATCGAACAATAAATGGTATCTGCAGAAAAGTCGCAAAGTCGAAACTGGAAGGGAAAACCACCTCAGTTCAACTGACCCAAGAAAATGTTAAAGAGTACTTGCCGACCTACTAA